One window from the genome of Spiractinospora alimapuensis encodes:
- a CDS encoding Rv2578c family radical SAM protein: MRDDGGQPALIERGALTREFDTPGFRGITFHEVHARSIVSEVPAASRMPFRYTINPYRGCSHGCVGCFARNTHTYLAFDSGADFDSQVVVKTNAVELLRRELARPVWRTKRAGVAIAMGTNVDCYQRAEGRYRLMPGIIEALRDYRHPFSILTRGPLILRDLELLRDAARYVDVSLAVSVPFVDRDLSRSFEPGAATPAARLRVCSQFAAAGLGCAVLMAPILPYLSDSPRQLEAAVAAIAGAGARSVTPIVLHLRPGAREWYMGWLAHHHPQLVSRYEALYRGGSYTPTSYQRRITDQVRELADRHGIGRRHHRGSDDGSRAVDDAEAAHAALSTARPTTAQPQTRATQLSLL; this comes from the coding sequence ATGCGAGATGACGGCGGGCAGCCCGCGCTCATCGAACGTGGGGCGCTCACCCGGGAGTTCGACACGCCCGGATTCCGCGGGATCACCTTCCACGAGGTCCACGCGCGGTCCATCGTCAGCGAGGTGCCCGCCGCCTCACGCATGCCGTTTCGCTACACCATCAACCCCTACCGGGGGTGTAGCCACGGCTGTGTGGGCTGCTTCGCCCGTAACACCCACACCTACCTCGCCTTCGACTCGGGAGCCGACTTCGACTCCCAGGTCGTGGTGAAGACCAACGCCGTGGAGCTGTTGCGCCGCGAACTCGCCCGCCCCGTCTGGCGCACCAAGCGGGCCGGCGTCGCGATCGCCATGGGGACCAACGTCGACTGCTACCAACGCGCCGAGGGCCGCTACCGGCTCATGCCGGGGATCATCGAGGCCCTGCGCGACTACCGCCACCCCTTCTCCATCCTCACCCGCGGGCCTCTCATCCTGCGTGACCTGGAGCTGTTGCGCGACGCAGCCAGGTATGTCGACGTCAGCCTGGCCGTCTCGGTGCCGTTCGTGGACCGCGACCTGTCGCGTTCCTTCGAGCCCGGAGCCGCCACACCGGCTGCGCGGCTGCGCGTCTGTTCCCAATTCGCGGCCGCCGGTCTGGGCTGTGCCGTGCTGATGGCGCCGATCCTGCCCTACCTCTCCGACTCACCCCGCCAGCTCGAGGCCGCCGTCGCCGCCATCGCCGGGGCCGGAGCGCGCAGCGTCACCCCCATCGTCCTGCACCTGCGTCCCGGGGCGCGGGAGTGGTACATGGGATGGCTCGCCCACCACCACCCCCAGCTCGTGTCGCGCTACGAGGCGCTGTACCGCGGCGGTTCCTACACGCCCACCAGCTACCAGCGGCGGATCACCGACCAGGTGCGCGAACTCGCCGACCGCCACGGCATCGGCCGCCGTCACCATCGCGGCAGCGACGATGGGAGCCGGGCGGTCGACGACGCCGAGGCCGCGCACGCCGCGCTGAGCACCGCCCGGCCCACGACCGCCCAGCCCCAAACGCGGGCCACGCAGCTCAGCCTGCTGTGA